AACAGTGCGGGGACCTTGGGCGGTCTCGACGTGCGTCGGCGCATTCCGATCAAGCTGATCTCCAAACAGGCCATCAAAGCCAAGCCGACCCCACCTCGCCCCACAAGAAATATGAACAGGGGCCCTTCCAAGGCTGGCGAAGAAGGTAAAACCTATTCGGGCAACGTTGCGAGAGGAGGGGTGGGGAAATTGGCTTTTTCGGCCGTCCCCTCGCGGTTTTTCCGAAGAGACAGATAGACTTTTCCGCTAAAGATGAATACAAAGAGCAGAATCCTCTGTCTCTCTGGgtgtatacaggcagtcctcaacctacgaccagcagtgagcccaaaatctatgttgctcCGTTGAGAAAagttgttatgtgagtttcagccccattttacgactttccttgccacgtttgttaagtgaatcactgcagttgttaagtgaacctggcttccttcGCTTGTCGGGGGATCGCGTGGCCAcacagacactgcaaccgtcataaatgtgaatcagttgtcaagcatccgaacggaagtcacgtggccatggggttctgcaatggtcataagtgtgaaaaagtccatttttcagtgctgctgtaacttccaacagtcacttaagcaaaccgttgtaagtcgaggactacctgtatatgttatGTGATGCCTTTATAACAGAATGGTCTTTTAGATTACATCTCTTCTTGTCATTAAAAAGCCCTGCTAAAACAGGCAAGCTCACCTCAGTTTAGGTAATTCTCCTGCTTTAGTTAGCATTCACATAGGTACAAGCAGTCTTATGTTTAGTGACTgacttgtttagtgaccgttcacagCCAAGACTGGTGATGAAAGAAATATCTTTGCAACCAGCTCTCACATGTACAATCTTGGCAGGTTTGTTAAGCAAAGGAAAAGCAGAGGTTTAGATCATAACCCCAATTggtggtttcacttagcaaccacttcaCTGCCAGTCTTAATTGTAGTTGCTAAACGAGGACTGCCCGCACTTACATACCATCTTTCAAATATTGTTGACATTTTACTTCTATTGATGATGACAGTACCCATTTTATAGGGCGTGtccaatttttcaactttcaattttgcAAACGTTAGGAGTGTTCGAAAGTTACGACAATTCCTTaaagattgtaaagatattttggttactttaatataatgtaGATATGCTTGTAGGTAACTTACATAACTATCAtaccttttaaatatttcatttgtttcatttagcatgtgtttttttttcagtatGGAGAGAACACTTCAGTTGCTTTGGTCTATTTTTCCCGAATTAGCTGTGCAACTCCTACAGTTAGATTGTGAAATTCGAATTAATGTTTAGATTAGAATTTTACCTATTAGGGTGAGAGCTAATGCCAACATTTTTTGTTTGGATTTTCTTTTCCATAAGAGTTTGACTACAGTGAAGAAGAACGATATGAGTGCAAAGGAGCGGATGTGTTTTGTAACCAGCGAAGATTCCCTGGACACCTCTTCTGGGATTTCAAGGTATGGGAATTGACTCAAGGTTAAATACATGTTAGCTTGCTTACAACAATCCAGATTGTTTTCAACAGGAGTtcactacatttaaaaaaaaacagtgggagTTGTATGTTAATAAACGGACAGTAGTGATATAACAAAACAATATTGAAAATTTTAATCGGTGGCATTTAGCCCCCACGAGATTGGcaaacatgattgcacttgtatactgttgcctttttaattctagtataaaaataagaagctgaatatattgatagatagtagaaatacaccgaagggaggagcagagggaaagaagaaagaggggtagagagggtgggagagaggatcggaaggagggtgaggtggaagggagggagtgtattgggagaaaggagtgatagagggggaggggaagtaggagaggggaaagttggaggggagaaaggaaagttggaggggggtgaaagaaagggtgtatggagggttgaagtggtatattgggtttgtattttggggggtattgttgacaagagggagggctgtgtttattgctcaatgttatatggccccggtcatgcacagtatatatgtgactgtatgaaatgaaaatgaaaatgaaaataaaacatatttgggaAGAGATTGGCAAAAATGTATCCGAATTTAaatccaaattgttggaagtgtaaacaGGGCAGGATACCTTCTTTCATGCATGTTAGGTaaactccccgttgggagagcgagtacgttcagtgaagcattgtgagagttgtgttggagaacacacaaaccagcatgcagagacactgcagtttaaataggcttttactttcgtggaaatagaggtatcagagtccatcaaacaatccaagtcatacacggataagacagtcagtcatcaacgtctttcagttaagggataatccaaataacatagtccagtatcatataatcagttcagtactcaaagtttgctagcagttgcaaaacttacaatagctctcggcactttctaacagccagcttccaaaacactcagatcagatcagcccagcatcttacaaacagagagctaacagtcattctggctccctcttatggccgattgaggaaaacagcagccaatcacattttacagtatgatttaaagaaacaggtataacattgttacatgattttttTATTGCCAACCCTACCATTAGACTGTATTCCTAACAGCGGTTATGCCCGACAGCTAAAAAATATTGGGCCGAAATACAAAAATGGTTACAGGAAATTACAAATCACCCAAATAGAGTTCAAAGCAGAATTGTTCTTTGTGGTGATTATTAAGGGAAAGTATACGAAAGAGGTAAAATATTTAATCTTGCATATAATTACAGCGGCGAGAATACTTGGGAAAGCGATACCATGTTTGATAATCTTCATATTTTTCATTGCGCAGAGATGGATAAACTCACATTGGAGTTAAGGGACAAGGAAGACTCAGAATATTATAcagtttgggaaaactggtatCAATGGATAAATAATAGGAACATGAAATGTACAGCTTAGAAACAGGTGTATCGATACAGGAATAATTAGGAATgtgtaaaaatgtatttgaataacaaatgattatgttagtactgtcaaaaaggattgtaacttatagaaaactattttaaaggcatttgtattttaaagttttttattttcaataaaggtttaaaaattaaaaaaattttttaagaacatctaccctgtttccatgaaaataagacctccccagataataagcccaatcggggttttgagcgcatgcgctaaaataagctctccccccaaaataagccctccctgaaaatattgcaacacagcagcagccataaggtgaccacactcaccacctcctgcacctcaaaaataataagacctccccaaaaataaggccaagcgcttattttgggggcggggtcaaaagaaaataagaccctgtcttattttcgtggaaacacagtagttatagaaatggctactaTGCATtactatgtaaaagtaaaaagttgagcctgaaatgttattttatttttctgcgcTGAAAAGATTTGGAAGTCCAcgttcttcttttttccccaaaggtgatttttcaagagacaactggacttcctggtttttctttgaagacatttcgcttgtcattcaagaagcttcttcagagctggatgagaagggaaatatcttcaaagaaacccagaaaatccagttgcctcttgaaaaaccacttttgggactggatgattgagaatctccatagatacttctctttttctttccccttttaccctccccttttttcctcttccccttcgcCTCCCTTACTATTCCattactttcatttttcttcctcttttatattTCGAAAAACCTAATAAAATGTGCAAAAGCTGAACGTTTTAACAAAATTGTTAAAGATGCATTCAGCAAGCACAGTGTGATGGTCagctaatgaaaataaaatatttgtattttgatAGATAAATTTACTCGGAGAGAAGGATGACACCCCGGTCCATTTCTGTGACAAATGTGGGTTACCCATTAAAATGTATGGACGCATGGTAAGTCAAAGGATTTGATGCCTTCCATCATAGCCCTGATATGTATGGTAGAACGCTGTCTTTGCATTCTGAAAAATGGCACCACATTCTTTCTGTGTGTCAAAGCCCTGTTGAACAGGAAGTTGTGCGAGATGAATGtcgacacacacacaaactgcttTGCGTTTGTTTTAAATAATGGAGTGGGCAACCTGAAGTCTATGGCTTTTCCCTTCTTTTGGTAGTCTTTGCGGTTCTCaccagtgttctgaccgaggcttcccaagagcatgaagcaaactcctagtcctgacaaaacccccttttattaattgactgtgaattctgctcgttcacatccaacaaagtctttcaagggaggatttacagtcacatacCTTATCTGGCTTATCTGacagctgacaggctgatatctgcaaaacttggcaaggagtctcggaaagtcacggaccaattaagcgaactaatggtctcctgcaaacttcgctcccttcgctcctcttttattccctctgggaggggccattcatcgtccacttgtggccttaactcccaagtcgacccctgttctttagctgttccctttgtctggcaactctgcgcatgcgtatactgggaacaggctccagctgttcttctgcctcagtgatgtctgactctgaaggcagctgataactgtcagatggctctggccccgtctctgcctccaatgcagagccctcatcagagccttccccagactcctggatgggcccatgttcctctccagcctcctcactctccgaatctgctgccatctccactggtgggccacaacaaccaACCACGATAACTGAAAAATCAGTGGTGTGGTTTCTTAACACTTTGAGGAGCGAAAAGccgaaatgaggggtccttggtggtctgtgagatttgttgttttcttgcagacgtttcattaccaaactaggtaacatcatcaagtgCTAGAAGGGTATGGAGTTTGCTCTCATTTGAACATCCCattcccttgtagcactgatgatgttacctagttgggtaatgacaTGTCTATTATTAAGccatcaaactcagagagcaccaaggacccctcatgtcaaccctgagcttcaaatattctcctttaaaggCAGAAATCCAAAATCTCGAGTTTAATACCGTGagtttgacccccgaaataagcgtgtggccttatttttggagaggtcttattatttttcagttaaaacagggtcataattggggtCATAAATTACCTGGAGTCaaagctggcttcacttgggaacatgcagacatgaagctcctaataaaaaaatggatttcttttgaagcttgggtctaggctcatgatttaattagggcatctgtcttGATAATGTTTTGGTATTATTAATTTGTATTCATTGCTTCTCAGTTGCTAAACtttcttaatgttttttttttttaaacttgggtGTAAAAACGAAATGTAAAATAAGAGAAGACTGTCCTGTCCTGTTTTAAAGGGCAGATTTAGCATAGCGTTTATTCCTTCCATTTATTTAAGCAATTAAAAGAGTTGTCCATTTTCCCTTTTAATAGATACCCTGCAAACACGTTTTCTGCTACGAGTGTGCTCTCTTACACGAGAAGAAAGGCGACAAGATGTGTCCAGGGTAAGTTTTCTAACGGGGCATTTTTGTGACAGATAATCtgtcatttttttcctgatttttgcTACAGCCCAATTCCATCTCCCAGCAACCTTCGGTGTGAATCGGGTCTCTTCTGGAGCCAAGAAGAAAAGTGGTTTGTGATTGGATCCCATTTGCGTGGTGTTTGGATCACAAATGCAACAAAATTCTCATTTTAGGATTAGCTGATAACAGTGAGACTCCTGCTCCACAACAAGTTATAGCGGATAAATGATCAGAATATAATCATCAGCCTCCACTGCATCCAATGGCGTTATGAAATCTATAGACTgtgtataaaaatggctgtgtgtgtgtgtgtgtgtgtgtgtttgtatgttccagcataactttagaacaccttgagcaatttccatCAAACTTGGtatcctctggaaacaaatactgtagggaTAAGACACCTCTAACATCCCTCAGTGTGTGTCTCTGTGcgtttgtgtgttccagcataactctggaactcctgGGTCGctcaaatgaaaaggaatgaattatatctaaagtgtcaaatcacagtagtTTGGACAGAGATAgtatgcattttggattcaatttctgttaagataaagcctgttgtgccttaaaatagcttttactgtacagcacagtggagttgccaggttaacagcttcacagtactccacaagtactccactccctctggtaaaggggattggttctttaaaaaacaaacaaattgaaagcaagggagctccctctggtaaaggggattTGTTCTGGGCAACACCGAGTTATCAGTTAGTTGTGGATAAAATCCGTTGTTTATTATCTTCCTATACCTCCAACAGTTCAGTGTGCAAACTCTAGCACAGTAATTGTACTTAAAGAATATAGGCAACCCTCGATTTACGACTacagttgagtccaaaatttctattgttgtgaAACGTattgagttctgccccattttacgacctttgcccccattgttaagtgaatcgctgcagttgataaagTTAGttacctggttgttaagtgaatctggcttccccattgaccttgcttgtgaaaaggtcccaaaaggggatctcatgacctcagggatatcgcaaccatcataaagatgAGTTGCCAAGCCTGATCATGGTGATCCTGCAAAGGTCCTAACTCTGAAAACCACTCCTCCTTTTTCagggcccttgtaactttgaagggtcactaaatgaaactgttgcaagttgagaactacctgcatacaggcagtccttgacttacaaccattcatttagccacagtttgaagtcacaatggcactgacaAAAATAAATTGCTCCCCATACGTAAGCTGTAACAGCGTCCCAAGTCACATGATTTGAGCACTTTTCCCagcatcctgggggggggggggtcaggtgaTCTCCAGTTGCAACTTTcccagtgttctgacctaggcttcctgagacagtaaaaagcacatgcttagtcgcAAAAACCCactttttatttcaacagctctgaattatgttcattcacagcctgtaatgagtcacaaatagtttgtaaagagtccgacagtagtctgccaaagtcttttgggataaggctgataagtacccacttttatctcccttgaaacgctgccaaagacctaattgccaattagctttgcaaggccacatggagcaccgagtcaaaacggagcttcagagtttaaactgaccatgcctttgctcctcctttatgccttatgggagggaccaatcatctccaagccttattcccaagtcgccCCTTttatcttaactgttcttgccttctgacagctctgcacatgcgcgcactgggaacaggctccctctgtttctctgccttgctgatgtccaactctggagaCTCCAGAGGCAgtacataactcccagatggccctggccccctctctgcttctgacgcagagccctcgtctgagccttccccagactccaggactggcccaggttcctccccaacctcctcactgtccgattctgctgccagctctgcaggctgctgGTGGACCATAACATCCAGCTAGCTTCCCACAAGAAGGGTCCACAGGGGAAgatggattcgcttaatgaccacatatTCCACTTAAACTGCAGCAATTCTCTGTGGCTGAAAAAAAAGGCTGTAATATCGAGCACTCCTCAACGCCTgcgttgcttagcaatggaagttctgaTCCCCACTTGtagtcgttaagtcgaggactgtgcCGTGCCTTCTGGTTTGATTTTGAGTAGTGGCAGTGTCTCTAAATCCCATTTCTTTTCTCCAAACTAGCTGTAACGATCCGGTCCAGCGAATCGAGCAGTGCATCCGCGGCTCCCTCTTCATGTGCAGCATTGTGCAAGGGTGCAAGAGAACATACTTGTCTCAGAGAGACCTGCAGGCTCACATCAACCACCGGCACATGAGAGCTGGCAAGCCAGTGGCGCGTCCTCCACTGGAACCCGTCCACCCTCCTATCGCTCCTCCTCCGGCTGACATCCCGGAACGGTTCATCATGCCGCCTGACAAGCACCACCTGAGCCACCTCCCGCCGAAACAGCATATCCTGATGCCACCCCCGCCGCCGCTCCAGCATGTGCCCCACGAGCATTACAACCAGCCCCACGACGACATCCGAGCCTCCCCTGCCGAGATGTCCATGGCGCCGCCTCCCCCTCGCCCTGTCAACCAAGACACTTTCCGCATCTCGACCCGGAAGCACAGCAATCTCATCACTGTGCCTATCCAGGACGATTCCAGCTCTGGTGGCCGAGAACCGCCCCCACCTGCCCCGGCCCCTTCGCACCATCACCCCGAATACCAGACCCAGCCCGTGGTGTCCCACCCGCATCATATCATGCCGCCCCAGCAACACtatgcccctccccctccccctccgccTCCCATCAGCCACCCCATGCAGCATCCTCCCCAGGGGGGCGGTACCCCTCACTTGGTTTACAGCCAAGCCCCGCCCCCTCCGATGACCTCCGCTCCTCCCCCTATAACCCCGCCTCCCGGACATCTAATTGGACAGCTTCCCCCTTACATGAACCACCCTCCGCCTGGGCCACCGCCTCAGCACGGCGGTCCCCCGGTTAATGTCAACGCTCCCCCTCCACACCATTACAACCCTAACGCTCTGCCGAAATTCAACGAAGACCAAGGAACTCTCAGCCCACCGTTCACTCAGCCAGGGGGGATGAGCCCGGGCATGTGGCCAGCTCCGAGGGGGCCACCGCCACCGCCGCGGATGCAAGGTCCTCCTTCTCAAGCCCCCCTTCAGGGACCGCATCACCCCGACCAAGCCAGATACAGGCCGTACTATCAATGATAGTAGTTAACGATTGGAACTAAAACACGATAGAAGGATAACGTTCTGAGCTTTTAATGAATCCGACCGTTTAAGgaactctcttttctgtttttgctttgtttattgggggggaaaaagtaaTGATTTCTGACTAAGGCTCTCTGGAGATTTAAAgcttaaataataattattttttttataaaaagaaaactttGGTTGTAGAATTCTTGGCATCTGGTACCCTGTAAAGCTGAGTGGCTCCGTAGCTAACAGCAGTGTTTTAAAAACTTTGTATCCCTCGTCGGGCTGAATTATCCCAGAGATTAAAAAAACGTTTATAAAGGCTTCCCGAGAACACCACTTACTgtaccattttaaagtatttttgttAAACCTGATAGTTTCGTTGTGACActtaaattttttttgtcaacctgtgtataattaaaatattgtCCAAAACTGCTTGCTGGTTTACATGAGAGTTACCGCTTTTGTTTTTTGGGCAGACTGAGGAGTAAAGAGAAAT
This genomic interval from Thamnophis elegans isolate rThaEle1 chromosome 7, rThaEle1.pri, whole genome shotgun sequence contains the following:
- the CBLL1 gene encoding E3 ubiquitin-protein ligase Hakai, with product MDHNDNDLQGTNSAGTLGGLDVRRRIPIKLISKQAIKAKPTPPRPTRNMNRGPSKAGEEEFDYSEEERYECKGADVFCNQRRFPGHLFWDFKINLLGEKDDTPVHFCDKCGLPIKMYGRMIPCKHVFCYECALLHEKKGDKMCPGCNDPVQRIEQCIRGSLFMCSIVQGCKRTYLSQRDLQAHINHRHMRAGKPVARPPLEPVHPPIAPPPADIPERFIMPPDKHHLSHLPPKQHILMPPPPPLQHVPHEHYNQPHDDIRASPAEMSMAPPPPRPVNQDTFRISTRKHSNLITVPIQDDSSSGGREPPPPAPAPSHHHPEYQTQPVVSHPHHIMPPQQHYAPPPPPPPPISHPMQHPPQGGGTPHLVYSQAPPPPMTSAPPPITPPPGHLIGQLPPYMNHPPPGPPPQHGGPPVNVNAPPPHHYNPNALPKFNEDQGTLSPPFTQPGGMSPGMWPAPRGPPPPPRMQGPPSQAPLQGPHHPDQARYRPYYQ